In Macrobrachium nipponense isolate FS-2020 chromosome 25, ASM1510439v2, whole genome shotgun sequence, one genomic interval encodes:
- the LOC135199066 gene encoding uncharacterized protein LOC135199066: MKYFAEESYLAASNQKDNLADFYVKLRRLAEEVDLCPGTAVACEETQLKMIILMGIRDADLVQKLIALDVNSSLQDFITTCRSYEAAKTATSAIRAPTNQLCAVSAYKRSKKSSGKHPPSPKPSNPATWCQYCAHQHDQDKCPAANSTCKSCDRVGHWSRTMKCPASKVQCCLCHRIGHFDKCCRENKKNLRQDRSSSNSGASSVNKSQDSRTRCRRLGLPRTISKTPKPICVLLSFGDVKSRIKMLPDTGADVTVIGKQHLDTLGISRSCLQTPPQSAMFTADGSPMSPALEVKHVNRVKELPISATTSPSAAKEYFLQEFQDVLVSKEELKTAPLKPMAGPPMRIHLKDGAVPFAIHTPRQIPFAFKDQVKEELDSMVAQGIIKPAGDDPSVWCHPLVVVPKNGTGVRITVDLTKLNSQVSRPAHPSPTPYAAIRSVGPKARYFTTADALYGYWQMELAEEDQHLTTFITPYGRFIHCRGPMGFAATGDAFCLRGDMALQGVQNCVKVLDDLLLHDEDYATHLHRIHEVLTRCRKFGITLTRINLWSLHPP; this comes from the exons ATGAAGTACTTCGCCGAAGAGAGTTACTTAGCTGCAAGCAATCAGAAGGATAATCTCGCTGATTTCTATGTGAAACTTCGACGCCTTGCGGAAGAAGTTGATTTATGCCCAGGTACCGCCGTCGCATGTGAAGAGACCCAGCTGAAAATGATTATCTTGATGGGCATTCGAGACGCGGACTTGGTTCAGAAGTTGATCGCCTTGGATGtcaattcttctttgcaagatttcatcaCCACCTGTCGGTCGTATGAGGCGGCTAAAACTGCAACTTCTGCCATACGTGCCCCAACTAATCAGCTGTGTGCTGTTTCGGCctacaagagaagcaagaagtcaaGCGGAAAGCATCCACCTTCGCCGAAACCCTCGAACCCAGCAACTTGGTGCCAGTACTGTGCTCATCAGCATGATCAAGACAAATGCCCTGCGGCCAACAGTACTTGTAAAAGCTGCGACCGCGTTGGCCATTGGTCCAGGACCATGAAGTGTCCTGCCAGCAAGGTCCAGTGCTGTCTGTGTCACCGCATTGGACACTTCGATAAGTGTTgtagggagaataagaagaatcttcgtcaggacagatcttcaagCAACAGTGGTGCCTCTTCAGTCAACAAATCGCAAGATTCAAGGACCAGGTGTCGTCGCCTAGGATTGCCTCGCACCATTTCTAAGACGCCCAAACCTATCTGTGTCCTCTTGTCGTTTGGCGATGTTAAGTCTCGCATTAAAATGTTACCAGACACAGGTGCCGATGTCACTGTTATTGGAAAGCAGCACCTTGACACATTGGGTATCTCCAGGagctgtttgcagacgcctccgcaaagtgcgatgttcaccgcggatggatctccaatgtcacctgctctgg AAGTCAAACACGTCAATAGAGTCAAGGAGCTACCCATCTCAGCGACCACATCACCTTCAGCAGCAaaggaatactttcttcaagagtttcaagatgtgttagtctcgaaagaagagttgaagacagctcctctcaagcctatggctggtcctcccatgagaatccaccttaaggatggtgcagtgccttttgccatccacaccccaagACAGATTCCATTCGCTTTTAAGGACCAAGTCAAAGAAGAGCTTGACTCCATGGTGGCCCAAGGGATAATCAAACCTGCTGGTGATGACCCGTCAGTTTGGTGCCACCCTCTCGTCGTCGTTCCTAAGAATGGGACAGGAGTACGAATTACTGTCGATCTGACCAAGTTGAACAGCCAGGTTTCTCGTCCAGCCCATCCTTCACCCACACCCTACGCCGCTATTCGCAGTGTAGGCCCGAAGGCTCGTTATTTCACCACAGCTGATGCTCTCTATGGTTACTGGCAGATGGAACTGGCAGAAGAAGATCAGCATTTAACCACCTTTATTACACCATATGGTCGGTTCATACATTGCAGAGGACCGATGGGCTTCGCAGCTACTGGAGACGCCTTCTGCCTGCGAGGTGATATGGCCCTTCAAGGTGTCCAAAACTGTGTTAAGGTCTTAGATGACCTTCTCCTCCACGACGAAGACTACGCTACACACCTTCATCGTATCCACGAAGTGCTCACCCGGTGCCGCAAGTTTGGGATCACACTCACAAGGATAAATTTGTGGTCGCTGCACCCTCCGTGA